A portion of the Cervus elaphus chromosome X, mCerEla1.1, whole genome shotgun sequence genome contains these proteins:
- the NDUFB11 gene encoding NADH dehydrogenase [ubiquinone] 1 beta subcomplex subunit 11, mitochondrial, translated as MAAGMLGLCGRRLLAVAATRGLPAARVRWESSSSRAVIAPSTLAGKRPSEPTIRWQEDPDPEDENLYEKNPDSHGYDKDPAVDVWNMRVVFFFGFSIVLVLGSTFVAYLPDYRMQEWARREAERLVKYREAHGLPIMESNCFDPSKIQLPEDED; from the exons ATGGCGGCTGGGATGTTGGGTTTGTGCGGCCGCCGCCTTTTGGCAGTAGCGGCGACGCGAGGGCTCCCGGCTGCCCGTGTTCGCTGGGAATCCAGCTCCTCCAGAGCTGTAATCGCCCCGTCCACTCTGGCGGGAAAGCGGCCGTCAGAACCGACTATACGCTGGCAAGAGGACCCAGACCCCGAGGACGAAAACCTCTATGAGAAG AACCCAGACTCTCATGGTTATGACAAGGACCCTGCTGTGGACGTCTGGAACATGCGGGTTGTCTTCTTCTTCGGATTCTCCATCGTCTTGGTCCTTGGCAGCACCTTTGTGGCTTATCTGCCTGACTACAG GATGCAGGAGTGGGCCCGCCGGGAAGCTGAGAGGCTTGTGAAATACCGAGAGGCCCATGGCCTCCCCATCATGGAATCCAACTGCTTCGACCCCAGCAAGATCCAGCTGCCAGAGGATGAAGACTAA